Genomic segment of Mercurialis annua linkage group LG6, ddMerAnnu1.2, whole genome shotgun sequence:
GGACTATAATTTGACTTCATATAACAATTAACTACAGGGGTATGAAACTCTTTATGAGCTAATGatctgaaaatcaaacaatcttTTAGAAATTAAGCAAGAAGAATGCTAAAATATATGCAACTTCACAGCGGAAGGTAGCCTACGTCTCAGTTGAAGCAGCCCCGCCTTTGAGTCGCCAGGATGTACTATTATCTTCTTGATCGAAGCAGCAGCATAGTCAGCTAAGCACCCCGCGAATTCTATCTCCCGCTCTGAGCCTCCAAATCCAACTATTTCCACCACCTCAAGCCGCTGATGATGATGATGCGAACACATAGTAAAGCAATTCCGCTCTGATTTGCTCCCACCAAACTCATCTTCCAAAATGATGACCGATAATTTAATCAACTCGGGCGAAGCATTTAGCAATAGAATCAGAGTGTCGAGTGCTACAGCATTATAATGACATGTAGAGAGCTGCAATTGCTTAAGACTTCCGAGGGTAGGAAAATTTAGGAAAGGACGCCTCCAACTTATTTCTGGCTCGTCACTTTGTGTCAATGCAAGCGAGTCGAGGTGAGATACTAAATTCAAAATAGGGTCTAGATTTCCACTCACAAGAGGCACATAAGAGTCATATCCCTCCAAAGATACATGCTTGAGCGACGGCGTATTTTTAAAGCAAATGGTTGGCTCAATATCGTTGCTAAACTCGAAAGACACTAGATTCGGCGCTGAAATTTCTAGAGACTCGACATCTGAATCAATTAAAGTAAAATGTTTTAGCTTCGGACCACAAATGATGAGGTCGGGCAAACTAGTAATTCTTTCCATGTACAACTCCCGTAAAAAAGGACAATTAGATAAAAAGTAGTGGATCAATGAGTGCGACAAATATGTGAGAGCTACGAGGCGAAGGGAGACGAGAGAGATAAAATTACAAGGAAGCAAATGTGAATGTATATCAATAGCTTTACGAACAAATACTTGCAAGTCTAGTTCCAgatttttaactcttttttgAAAAGCTGTATTAATCCAACTAATAACCGGCGTCATATCATCCGAAGACCAGAAGTTAACCACCGAGGTGTGAGGAAAACGGATTCTGAGTTCATCTATAGTTGAGCCTTGGTATTGATCCAAGATCGCGGATACTAAACAGAAAATTCTTTTTTCTCCGAGTGATTTATTGCGTCGATTGATCGAGATTAAGCGTTGAATATCAATGTCGAAAATTGGATAGTCGACAGTTTTCCATAGGTGTCTCCATCTTGTAGAGAGGATGCTTGTCGCAGCTGCTTCATTTAGCGGCAAATACGAAATTATCTTCTCAAGGATTTCGTCCGGCAATTCGCGCATATAATCCTTCATTCTTCCCATACTTTTACGGTCTCAAATCAAACACACTGATGAGGACATATTA
This window contains:
- the LOC126687485 gene encoding F-box/FBD/LRR-repeat protein At5g22660-like, yielding MGRMKDYMRELPDEILEKIISYLPLNEAAATSILSTRWRHLWKTVDYPIFDIDIQRLISINRRNKSLGEKRIFCLVSAILDQYQGSTIDELRIRFPHTSVVNFWSSDDMTPVISWINTAFQKRVKNLELDLQVFVRKAIDIHSHLLPCNFISLVSLRLVALTYLSHSLIHYFLSNCPFLRELYMERITSLPDLIICGPKLKHFTLIDSDVESLEISAPNLVSFEFSNDIEPTICFKNTPSLKHVSLEGYDSYVPLVSGNLDPILNLVSHLDSLALTQSDEPEISWRRPFLNFPTLGSLKQLQLSTCHYNAVALDTLILLLNASPELIKLSVIILEDEFGGSKSERNCFTMCSHHHHQRLEVVEIVGFGGSEREIEFAGCLADYAAASIKKIIVHPGDSKAGLLQLRRRLPSAVKLHIF